One genomic region from Osmerus mordax isolate fOsmMor3 chromosome 4, fOsmMor3.pri, whole genome shotgun sequence encodes:
- the slc38a8a gene encoding putative sodium-coupled neutral amino acid transporter 8a — protein sequence MEELARESISLLAKPALDSGSPRLSSLGAIFIMLKSALGAGLLNFPWAFERAGGIRAAVAVEMVCMIFLISGLVILGYSSSISGQTTYQGVVRGVCGPAIGQMCNVVFIFNLFAISVAFLIIVEDQLEKLCASLYELVTRRPEADMPHLWYTDQRLALTLLCVFLVLPLSIPKEISFQKYISVLGTLAATYLTVAIIIKYHTRPAQNVSGYSSGISSWASMFSVIPSICFGFQCHEASITIYSSMENKKLSHWVFISVVSMVICLIIYSLTGIYGYLTFGEDVAADILMSYRGNDVLMFVARVLFGISIVTIYPIVVLLVRSVIQAPLLTLRRRVAVVTEAFESRCRYGLTVAWITVTMLIAMFVPDISKVIIVIGGISAFFIFIFPGLCLIFAMQSEPVSWWTRLALTSWGSITLLCGAFIFGQSTTTAIMQLLHHV from the exons ATGGAAGAGTTGGCGAGAGAGAGCATCAGCCTGCTGGCAAAGCCCGCGTTAGATTCGGGCAGCCCTCGGCTCAGCTCGCTGGGTGCGATCTTCATCATGCTGAAGTCTGCCCTGGGCGCCGGTCTACTTAACTTCCCCTGGGCTTTCGAGCGTGCAGGAGGGATCCGCGCCGCCGTCGCGGTGGAAATG gtatgCATGATCTTCCTGATCAGTGGGCTGGTCATCCTGGGGTACTCCTCCTCCATCAGTGGCCAGACGACCTATCAGGGCGTAGTACGGGGCGTCTGCGGCCCTGCGATTGGCCAGATGTGTAATGTGGTGTTCATCTTCAACCTGTTCGCCATCTCCGTGGCCTTCCTGATCATCGTGGAGGACCAGCTGGAGAAAC tgtgtgcttcCCTGTACGAGctggtgaccagacgtccggaGGCTGACATGCCGCACCTCTGGTACACCGACCAGCGCCTCGCCCTCACCctgctctgtgtctttctcgtcctccccctctccatccccaaaGAGATCAGCTTCCAGAAGTACATCAG TGTGTTAGGAACCCTGGCTGCCACCTACCTGACTGTTGCCATCATAATTAAGTACCACACCAGACCAGCACAGAATGTGTCAGGTTACAGCAGTGG caTCAGTTCCTGGGCCTCCATGTTTAGTGTGATTCCCAGTATCTGTTTTGGCTTCCAG TGCCACGAGGCTAGCATCACCATCTACAGCAGCATGGAGAACAAGAAGCTCTCCCATTGGGTGTTTATCTCTGTGGTTTCCATGGTTATCTGCCTCATCATCTACTCTCTCACTG GGATTTATGGGTACTTGACATTTGGGGAGGATGTGGCGGCGGACATTCTGATGTCGTACCGAGGCAACGATGTTCTGATGTTCGTCGCCAGAGTGCTGTTTGGGATCTCCATAGTCACCATCTACCCCATAGTGGTGCTGCTCGTCAg ATCGGTCATCCAGgcacccctgctaaccctgcgaCGGCGTGTCGCCGTGGTGACTGAGGCGTTTGAGAGTCGTTGCAGGTACGGCCTGACGGTGGCGTGGATCACCGTGACGATGCTGATCGCCATGTTCGTACCCGACATCAGCAAGGTCATCATCGTCATCGGAGGGATCAGCGccttcttcatcttcatcttccCAG GTCTGTGTCTGATCTTCGCCATGCAGTCGGAGCCGGTGTCGTGGTGGACACGCCTGGCCCTGACCTCCTGGGGCTCCATCACCCTGCTCTGCGGGGCCTTCATCTTCGGCCAGAGCACCACCACCGCCATCATGCAGCTCCTCCACCACGTATGA